Below is a genomic region from Pseudomonas berkeleyensis.
AGCACCAGAGTGCCATGCAGAAGAATGCCGCAAGCCAGGCCCAACGCACTGAGCAAACCCGCTCGCCGCCCCTGATGCAAGGCAGTACGTACCACCAATGCGACATCGGGGCCAGGACTGATAAGGGCTACCGCGAACACGGCAGCCAGCGACAGCAAGACGGACGTCTCCTGCATGGTGATCTCCAAGGGATAGAAGGGGGAAAACGAAAGTGCGGACGAATCAGCCCTGGCGCAGGCGCGCCGGCGGTAAACCGTATGTGCGGCGGAACAAGCGCGAGAAATGCGCCTGATCGTAGAAGCCCAGACGCAGCGCGATCTCACTCAAGGGCTCACCCGCCAACACTAGCGGTAGCGCCCGCTGCAAGCGCAGCTGGGTAAGCCACTGATGCGGTGGCAAGCCCGTGTGCTGACGGAATCGGCGTAGCACCTGCCAGGGGCTCATCCCGCAGAAACTCGCGATATCTTCCAGCGACGGCGGGTCGTCCAGACGACTCTCCAACCAATCACGCAATTCTTGCCAGGTACGCCTATCGAAGACGCTCTCCGTATCACTGACGCGTAATGTCGAGCCCATCTCCAGCAAGCTCGCCAGCGCTTGCCAGAGAGCAGTCTCCTGAGCCAGTGCCGAGCCCCCCAGCATCGCAGCATGAAACTGATGCAGATGCTGCGACAACAGCGGGTGGCGCAGGCTGGAAGTGGTCAGCCGTGGCGCGCCCTGACGTCCATCACTCAGGGTACGACTGGCCTCGTCCAGCCAGTGTGGATCGAAGGCCATCACACGGATACGGTAACTTTCGCCATCCAGACAGGCGCCATCGTGTATGCCTTCGGGGGCCATCACCAGGACGTCTCCCGCCCCGACCTGGCGGCGCTCTCCACGATAGTCATAGCGGTGCCGCCCCTGAACCAGCAGACCGACGTGGTATTCCAGGTGAAAGTGCCGGGGAAAGGCAAAGCGGCGGTACTCGGCGTCGATCAGGCGTACGCCGGGCAAACTGCTTTGAATGTGAGTGATGTGATCCATGGCGCGTACTGTAGCGCCATGGATCAGGCAAATCTTGGATGAAATTGCAGATATCGGAGCCTTTGCAAAGGCTATCGAGACAGAGCAGCGACCACTCGAATCGAGCGAAGAACGTCTGGGCTGTAAATGAGTTTTTGGCCGGGCTGGTGTTCCAGCCTGATTTCAATGCAGCATGGCCGACGCGCAGCAGACGTTGAACAGGCTCTCAGAGCTTCGGCGGCTGCTCGCCCAACGGCACGATGGCCATGGTCAGTCGCGAGATGCAGCTGGCCTTGCCGTCGTCGCCACTGAGGCGAATATCCCAGACGTGAGTGGTACGCCCCAGATGAACCGGCCGCGCCACCGCATGCACACGCCCGCTACGCAGGCCGCGCAGATGGTTGGCATTGACCTCCAGACCGACACAGTAAAAACGGCTGCTGTCGATACACAGATAGCTGGCGGTCGAACCGAGGGTTTCCGCCAGCACCACCGAGGCACCACCATGCAGCAGGCCGTAAGGCTGATGAGTGCGCGAATCGATCACCATGCTGGCACTGAGCGATTCTTCGTCAAAGGATTCGAAGCGGATGTCCAACACCTCGCCAATGCTGTTTTTCAGCGTTGCGTTGAGTGCCTCGAGATCGGGTGTTCGTTGCCACAAGCCCATGGAAGCATTCCTTGTGCATTTGAAGAACAGGGCCAGTTGCCTGGCCCATTGATGATCAGTCGTGCCAAAGCACCGTTTCGCTGCGCTGCTGCCACTCGGCGAAACGCTCGCCATAGGTACCTTCGATCACCGCGCGCTTGATCTTCAGGGTCGGAGTCAGAAAGCCATTCTCCACCGCCCAGACCTCCTTGACCAAAACCAGACCTTGCAGCCGCTCATGTTGATCGAGGCGACCATTGACCTCGGCGAGCAATGCCTTGAGGCTGCTTTCAAGCTCGTCTCGGCTGTCGTTGGCGGCTTCCTGACGCCCCACATCGGACAGCACGCACAACGCGATGGGTTGCGGCAGGCCGTCACCAACCACGCAGACCTGTTCGATGCGCGAGTGCTCGCCGATGCGGTTCTCGATCGGTGCAGGCGCCACGTACTTGCCCTTGCTGGTCTTGAAGATTTCCTTGATCCGCCCGGTCAGCCGCAGATTGCCCTCGGCATCCTGCTCGCCCTTGTCACCGGTGCGCAGGAAACCATCATCGGTCAGCGCTTCGGCGGTCTTGGCCGGATCCTTGTAGTACCCCTGCATGGTCGCACCGCTGCGTACCTGAACTTCGCCGTCCTCGGCGATGCGCACCTCGACACCAGGGTTGTTCTGGCCGATCCAGCCCTGCTTGAACTTGCCCGGCAGGCAGACATGGGAATAACCGCAGTTCTCGGTCATGCCGTAGACCTCCTGGATCTCCATACCCAGACGGCGATACCAGTTGAGCAGCGCAATCGGCACCGGCGCCGCCCCGGACAGCGCATAACGGATGGCGTCCAGGCCGAGCCCGGCAAGCACCTTACGTCCGACGATGCGGCCGATGATCGGCAGTTTCAGCAAGCGATCGAGTTTCTGCGCCGGCATCTTGCTGTAAACACCCATCTGGAACTTGGTCCAGATACGCGGAACGCCAAACATCACGGTCGGCCGTGCGCGCTTGAGATCTTCAAGGAAGGTATCCAGGCTTTCGGCGAAAAAGATCGTCTGCCCCGCATAGATGGACGCCAGCTCGACGAACATGCGTTCAGCCACGTGACAAAGCGGCAGATAGGAAATCAGCCGATCGTCTTCACCCACTCCGAACAGTTTGATGGCGTTGCCAGCGGCGAAGCCGAAATTGGAGAAGTTGTGCATCACGCCCTTGGGCGTGCCAGTCGTACCGGAGGTGTAGATGATGGTCGCCAACTGGTTGGCGGCAGGCTTGGGGTCATCCTGAATCGGCGCACTGCGCTGCAGGTCGTCCCAGCTGTGATCGAAGGTGCCTTGCGGATGCAGCGGCAGGCTGACAGTCGGCATCCCCTGAGGTAACCCTGGCGCCATCGCGGCCCAGTCATCGAGCTTGCCGATGAAGGCCAGCTGCGCCTCGGAATGCTCCAGCACCTGGCGCATGGACTCAGCTGTGAGGTTGGGATAGAGCGGAACCGACACATGCCCAGCCATCCAGATCGCCAGATCGGTAATGATCCAGTGCGCGCAGTTCTTGGAAACGATGGCGATGCGACTGCCCTGCGGCAATTCGCGACTACGCAACCAGTTGGCGGTACGGCGAGCCTGCTCGCCCACATCGGCCCAGGTCAGTTCCAGCAGTTGCCCACCACCAAGGGGTTGCACCATGTAGCGTTTGTTCGGGTGCCTTGCTTCACGTTCGTAAAACAGCTCGAGCGGCAAACGGATTGCATCAGCCACAGGGCTTCCTCCTTTGTTGTTTTTGTAGGAATCAACCAAGCACTTGCTTGGTTGACTATTCCACGCAGACAAAGGAGGTGCAAGTTAAGAAATGTTTCCCGCTGTAGCGGAAGGGAAAAACACTCAGCGCGGATGGATCAGCGCCAGCAGTTCCATCAGCCCCGCCGCCGGTATGTCGCCCTCCAACTCGGCCAGGCTGGCGGTGCGCATCGGCAAGGGTTCCTGACGATGGCCATGCACCAGCAAACCACCCAAAGCCCCCACCAGCGGCTGGTGGGTGACCAGAAGCACCTCGGCGCTCTCACGCTCATCGAGATACTTGAGCACCTCGCGCGGGTCACTGTCCGGCGTCAGCCACGGCACGGTGGTCAATGGCCCATTGAAACCCAGCTCGCTGCGCACCAGCTCCGCCGTTTGCTGGGCACGCACGTAGGGGCTGACGAGAATGGCGGTCAACGGTCTTCCAGCCAGCTGCTTGGCGGCCTGCCGTACTTCCTGGCGGCCATGGGCGGTCAGCTCACGCGCCGCGTCAGTGGCCGCATGCGGCTCGGCCTGGCCGTGACGCAGCAACCACAACCTCACAGTTTGGGCTCCTCGTCACGCACCGGATGCGGCGCAGGCGGAATGCTGTGGGCGGTTTCGCCGTCCGGCGTACGTGGTGTCGGCCAGTCGGCGAACGGCCAGGGTTTTTCATCGGTATTAAAGGTACCGAAACGACCGATCTGCGCCAGATACTGGCTCAGGCTATCGCCAAAACCCATCAACCCGGCGTTGGGGGCGCCATAAAACAGGCGGTAGCCCAGTTGCAACAGCACCACAGCGCCCAGCACCAGCTCGGCCAGTTGCCAGACGACGAGGAAAATCACCATCCACAGAATGCGCAACACAATCGACTCGCGCTCCAGCTCCTGCTTTTCATCGCTCATGACTCGTTCTCCTTGATTGGCTGCCAGGCTCAGAAACCTGCAGTTGGGATGAAATCGACATCGGTCTTGGGTTCGCCGCGCATCAGCAGCTCGATGACCTGCGCCAGCGTACGCCCCTCGAACAGAATGGCATGCAGACCGGCGACCAGCGGCATGTACACCTCAAGTTCCTCGGCACGGGCCTTGAGCACCTTGAGCGTATTGACGCCTTCGGCGACTTCGCCGAGGCGCTGCACCGCCTCCTCCAGGCTGAGCCCCTCGCCCAGGGCGAAGCCAACTTGATAGTTGCGGCTTTTCGGTGACGAACAGGTGACGATCAGATCACCCACGCCGGCCAGGCCGAGGAAGGTCATCGGGTTGGCCCCGAGCTTGACCGCGAACCGGGTCATCTCGGCCAGGGCACGGGTGATCAGCATGCTCTTGGTGTTTTCGCCCATACCCAGCGCCGCGGCCATGCCGGACATGATGGCGTAGACGTTTTTCAAGGCCCCGCCCAGTTCGACGCCAAAGCGGTCAGCACTGGCGTAGACACGGAAGGTTCTGCCATGCAGCGCTTGCTGCACACGCAGGCACAGCTCTTCGTCCTCGCTGGCGATCACCGTGGCGGTCAGGGCGTGATCGGCGACTTCCTTGGCCAGATTCGGCCCGGAGAGCACGCCGATGCGCGCCTGCGGGGCGATCTCTTCGAGAATCTGGCTCATCAGCTTGAACGTCTTGGCTTCGATACCCTTGGTGGTGCTAATCAGCATCTTGCCCGCCAACTGCGCCGCCACCGGCTGCAAGGCATCACGCAGGGCGCTGGAGGGCAACGCCACCAACACCAGCTCGGCCTGCTGCAACGCCATGTGGATGTCGCTGGTCGGCTCGATCCCCGCATGCAGCTTGACGCCCTTCAGATAACGCGGGTTCTCGCCGCTCTGGCGCATCTGCTCGGCCTGCTCGGGATCACGCATCCACTGCAGGACGCGCTGGCCATTCTCCGCCAGCAGGTTAGCCAGGGCGGTGCCGAAGCTACCGCCGCCGAGTACGGCAATGGGTTGGAGCTGTGTCATAGGTCTTCCGAATGAGGCCATGCGTGATGGCGGTCTGCGGGCATTATACGGAGCCGAGAGTACCCGGCCAGGGCAAAAGTTCAGTGCTGACCGTCAGTTAAGGGAGCAAACGAGAATTACCGCAGAGTGCACGCGCCTGAAGCTGGCAAAGCGCGACGGGTCGGTTAACATGCCGGATCGACGTTAATTGCCAAGGACGATTCGTGCCCACAGGCAACCCCTTGCCCCCGCCCTGCTCCCCTCGCCAACAGGCAGCAGCGCCGCACCTGACCAGGGACGGTACAGCCATGGCCCAGCGCCGCGGCTGGAACATCCATACCCGCACCCAACTGATCAGCGTGGGCCCGGCCCTGCTGCTGACGCTGCTGCTCACCGGTTTTCTCACCTTCACCCGTCTGCAGGATCTGCGTCAGGAACAGGGACATACCGGCCAGCTGATCGCCAATCAACTGGCTCCAGCTACCGAGTACGGCGTACTCAACGGCAACCTGAGCACCCTGGAAAGCCTGCTGCGTGCGACTCTGAGCACGCCCGACGTACGCTTCGCCGAAGTGCGCGATCGCGACGACAACATCCTGGTCTACGTCGAGCGGCCCAAGGAGCAAGGCCACAGCTCACCGCAGGTCGAGGTGTTCGAGGCGCCGATCCGTCTGCAGGGCCCGCCCTACCCGACAAATACCCTGCCACCATTGGGCAAAGCGCTCGGCGACGGGTACCTCGGCCGCGTCGTGATCGGCATTTCCAACGACACCTTCAATACCCGCCAGCAGGAAATCCTGCTCAAGGCCGGGGTTCTTTCACTGTTCGCCCTGCTATTGACCTTTCTTCTCGCCAGGCGCCTGGCACGCCGTCTGGCGCAACCGCTCAGCGCCATGGGTCAGGCGCTGGAGCGCATCCAGAGCGGCGATTACCGCCCTTCGCTGGTCGAACGCGGTAACGACGAACTCACCGATCTGGCCCGGCATATCAACAACCTGGCCCGCACCCTCGAGCAAAGTGGCCGCGAGCAGCAACTGGCGATTGCCGAACTGATCCAGGCCCGCGAGGAGTCCGAACAGGCGAACCGGGCAAAATCCGACTTCCTGGCCATGATGAGTCACGAATTGCGCACCCCAATGAATGGCGTACTGGGCATGCTGCAATTGCTGGAAACTACCAGCCTCAACGACGAACAGACCGAATACGCCGCCCTGGCCACCGAATCCACCGAACACCTGCTCAAGGTGATCAACGACATCCTTGATTTCTCAAGGATCGAGCGAGGCGCGCTGGAACTCGAAGCCATCCCGTTCAACCTGTTGGAACTGCTGCAAAGCTCGGTGCAGGTTTTCCAGCACAGCGCCCATCAGCGTGGCCTGCAACTGCTGCTGGAAACGCAGACAGGCCTGGAGCAGCTGGAGGTGAGCGGCGACCCCACGCGCATCCGCCAGATTCTGGTCAACCTGATCGGCAACGCGCTGAAATTCACCGAAGAAGGCCACATTCGCGTGGAGACCCACTGGCAGCAACTGGATGACCAGGTGCTGTGGTTCACCTGCGCTGTTCACGACAGCGGCATTGGCATCGGCAGCGAGCGCCTGGAGCGCATGTTTGACGCCTTCCAGCAGGCCGACACCTCGATTTCACGACGCTATGGCGGCACCGGCCTCGGCCTGCCGATTGCCCGCACCCTGGCCGAGCGCATGGGCGGCACCCTGCGCGCGGAAAGCCAGCTGGGCGAAGGGTCGGTCTTCACTCTGGAGATTCCCCTGCCGTTCCGCGAGCATAGCGGGCAGATGCCAAGCAGCGAGAATCAGGCGCTGAGCAATGGTGACGGACAAGCCGTGCTGCTGGTCGAGGACAACCCGGTCAATCAGACGGTGATCGAAGCCATGCTGCGCAGCCTGGGTTATCAGGTGAGCCTGGTCGGCGACGGCCAGCAGGCGCTGCAGAGTTTCGCCGATCACGACTACGCGGCAATCCTCATGGATTGCCGCCTGCCGCTGATGGATGGCTACGAGGCGACGCGACAGATTCGCCAACAGGCCAAGGGCCGAAACGTGCCGATCATCGCCCTCACCGCCAATGCACTGCAGGGCGACCGCGAAGCCTGTCTGACTGCCGGTATGAACGATTACCTGGCAAAGCCCTTCAAACGTGCAGACCTGCAACGCATTCTGCAGCGCTGGCTACCAGCCCGACCATAGGCGAGTAGCGCCTGTAATGCTGCGGGGTTACAAGGAGAAACTGCGAGGGTCTGTTCCCGTTTCATTCGTGACCGCGCCGGAGCCTGTTTTGTCGCGAGGCAAGGCGCGAGATGCGAAGTTTGGTCGCCCAAATGAGCCATCGAGTAACGCCGCATCGCGACAAAACAGGCCCGGCCCTTCGGGTTGCGCGGGAAATGGCCCCCGCTGTTGTTGCAGGACTTGGCAAGGGGCGGCCATTACCGGCGTCCTGCGCCTAACCGGGGGCCATTTCTCGCAGCAACGCGGCTCGCGAATGAAACGGAAACAGACCCTAATGTGACAATGCACAGGCAGCGGAGTACAACTGTACTCACCGACTGTGACTTTCACCACAACGCAACAGTCTATGACTAGGCTGCCGGCAGACGCCCCAAAAGGGGGCCGGCCAGGACGATTCGCCCAGCCTTAGAAGCATGGGGACAATTGAGGAGCTCGCATGACAAAACAAAACGCCTATTCCCAGGAAGAACTGCTCGCCTGCAGCCGCGGCGAACTCTTCGGCCCGGGGAACGCGCAACTGCCCGCCCCAAATATGCTGATGATCGATCGCATCGTTCATATCAGCGAGACCGGCGGCAAGTACGGCAAGGGCGAAATCGTCGCTGAGCTCGATATCAATCCGGATCTGTGGTTCTTTGCGTGCCACTTCGAAGGCGACCCGGTCATGCCCGGCTGCCTCGGCCTCGATGCCATGTGGCAGCTGGTTGGCTTCTATCTGGGCTGGCAAGGCAACCCAGGCAAGGGCCGCGCCCTGGGCTCGGGCGAAGTGAAATTCTTCGGTCAGGTTCTGCCGACCGCCAAGAAAGTCACCTACAACATCCATATCAAGCGCACCATCAACCGCTCACTGATCCTCGGTATCGCCGATGGCACCGTAGCCGTCGATGGCCGCGAGATCTACAGTGCCGAAGGCCTGCGCGTTGGCCTGTTCACCTCTACCGACAGTTTCTGAAGGACTTGCACATGCGTCGTGTCGTGATTACCGGTCTGGGCATCGTTTCCTGCCTGGGCAATGACAAAGAAGCCGTTGCCGACAGCCTCCGCGCGGGCAAATCCGGCATCCGTTTCAACCCGTCCTATGCCGAAATGGGCCTGCGTAGCCATGTTTCCGGTTCGGTCAACCTGAACCTGGAAGAACTGATCGACCGCAAACTGTTCCGCTTCATGGGCGACGCTGCGGCCTACGCCTATCTGTCGATGGAACAGGCGATCAAGGATTCAGGCCTCAGCGAAGAGCAGATTTCTAACCCGCGTACCGGTCTGATCGCCGGTTCCGGTGGTGCTTCCACCGTCAACCAGATGGAAGCTATCGATACCCTGCGCGAGAAAGGCGTCAAGCGCATCGGCCCATACCGCGTGACCCGTACCATGGGCAGCACCGTATCGGCGTGCCTGGCGACTCCGTTCAAGATCAAGGGCGTCAACTTCTCCATCTCCTCGGCCTGCGCCACCAGCGCGCATTGCATCGGCCAGGCCATGGAGCAGATCCAGCTTGGCAAACAGGATGTAGTCTTCGCCGGTGGCGGTGAGGAAGAGCACTGGAGCCAGAGCTGCCTGTTCGACGCCATGGGCGCCCTCTCCACCCAGTACAACGAAACCCCGGAGAAAGCCTCCCGCGCTTACGACGCCAAGCGTGACGGTTTCGTCATCGCCGGCGGTGGCGGCATGGTCGTGGTCGAGGAGCTGGAACACGCTCTGGCTCGCGGCGCCAAGATCTACGCGGAAATCGTCGGTTACGGCGCAACCTCCGACGGTTACGACATGGTCGCCCCGAGCGGTGAAGGCGCGATCCGCTGCATGCAGCAGGCGCTGGCCACCGTCGACACCCCGATCGACTACCTGAACACCCACGGCACCTCCACCCCGGTCGGCGACGTCGCCGAAATCCGTGGCGTGCGTGAAGTGTTCGGCGACAAGGCGCCGGCCATCAGCTCGACCAAGAGCCTGTCCGGCCACAGCCTCGGCGCCGCCGGCGTGCAGGAAGCGATCTACTGCATGCTAATGATGGAAGGCAACTTCATCGCCGCTTCGGCCAATATCGACGAGCTCGACCCGGAAGTGGCCGACATGCCGATCCAGCTCGCCACCGTCGAGAACGCCAAGCTCGACACCGTGATGAGCAACAGCTTCGGCTTCGGTGGCACCAACGCCACCCTGGTGCTCAAGCGCTGGGCTGGCAAGTAACTGCTGCGGTAAAGAAAACGGCGCCTTCGGGCGCCGTTTTCGTTTCGTGGCCTGCCAAACACGTCAGACCTTGAAGCGCGCCACCAGGTTGTTCAAATCGACCGCCAGACGCGACAGCTCCTGACTGGCTGCACTGGTCTGATTGGCTCCCGCCGAGGTCTGCATCGACAGGTCACGGATATTGACCAGATTGCGATCCACCTCGCGCGCCACCTGCGCCTGCTCCTCGGAAGCACTGGCGATCACTAGGTTGCGCTCGTTGATCGAGGAAATCGCCTGGGCGATCTGCTCCAACGCAACGCCGGCCGCCTGAGCCACCTCCAACGTGGAACGGGCGCGACCATTGCTGTTTTGCATGGCGCTGACGGCGCGCTCCGTACCGCTCTGGATGCCGCCGATCATCTGCTCGATTTCCTGCGTCGACTGCTGGGTGCGGTGCGCCAGCGCCCTCACTTCGTCAGCCACCACGGCGAAGCCACGGCCAGCGTCGCCGGCTCGCGCAGCCTCGATAGCGGCATTGAGGGCCAGCAGGTTGGTCTGCTCGGCGATGGAGCGAATCACGTCTAGCACCTTGCTGATCTCGTGCACGCGCTCGGCAAGCTGCTCCACCTCTCCCGAGGTGGTGGTGACGTCAGCCGCCAGCTGGCCGATGGAATCGACGGTCTGGCGTACCTGCTCGCGTCCCTGCTGCGCGGTGACGTTGGATTCACGCGAGGCTTCGGAGGTGCTCACCGCATTGCGCGCAACCTCCTCCACCGCCGCCGTCATCTCGTTCACTGCGGTGGCCGCCTGCTCGATCTCGGTGTTCTGCTGGTGCAGACCGCGCGTCGAGTCTTCGGTGACGGCATGCAGCTCCTCGGAGGCCGAGGCCAGCTGATTGGACGAATCGGAAATGCTCTGGATCGTCGCACGCAGGCTTTGCTGCATGTTTTTCAGCGCGCCCAGCAGACGTGCCGGCTCATCATGACCTGCGACCTGGATGACCTGGGTCAGGTCGCCGGAAGCCACCCGCTCGGCCACGCGCACCGCCTCAGTCAGCGGTGCCACGATGCTTCGCGTCAGCAGCATGGCCAGCGCCACGGTGGCCAGAGCAGCGAACACGATCATCGCGATCACCCAGACACGCGCCGTGGCGAACACCTCGCCCGCATCACGCGCCGCATCGGTCGCCCCCTTGCGGTTGAGGTTGGCAAGATCGCGCAGCGCCCGCGTCATTTCGTCGGCATGCTGGTTGAGCGTGCCACGGGTCACGGTAATGGCATCATCGAAGTTGCCTTGCCGAACGAACGCGACGATCTTGCCCTGCTCCTGCAGATAGCCAGCTTCGGAACGGCGAAAGCCCTCATAGAGCGCACGCTCTTCGGGGCTGGAAATGAGTTTCTCGTAGGTCGAGTCAGCCGTGCTCAGCTGCGAGCGCAAGTCGTCAGCCAGTTGCAGGTTGCGCTTCAACTCATCCGGCTCGCGATTGAGCATCAGGCGCAGGGTCACGGCACGCAGGCGCAGGATGTCCTGGCTGACATCGGCCAGCGCGACGACGCTGGGCAGCCAGTCCTCATCGACGGCTACGGACTGCTTACGCATTTCCGTCATTTGGTAAAGTGAAAAGGCTCCGAGCAACAACACCAACAGAGCCACCAGGCCGAACCCCAAAGCAGCCCGTGGTGCGATAGAAAGATTACGCAGCGACATTTGTGCAACTCCCATTGCGCGCGGAAATCAGATCATCCCTCGCCATACCTGTCGAAGGATCTGATGAGATTAGGCTAATCTCTGGGAGCTTATCGGCGTAATTCCCTCACTCTTGACAAGGAAAAAAGAAAACCCTAGCGACGCAGCGCCTTGACCATCGCCTGGTCGACGTGGTGTCGCCATTCATCATCGCGCCATTGCTCCTCCCGGCGCGCCTGCCAGTCATCGATGCGCTGCACGTCTTCGCATTGGCGGAAACCATCCTCCCAGCCTTGGGCATATAGCGGTTCGGCCATGTAGCGTGGTACGTCCTTGTCGAACTGACCGAGCGGGCCAGCAGCCGAACGCCCACTGCTGCAACCGTCCTCGAAGCCGTCGACGAAGGTTGGCGGATAGTTGGCCGCCAACATCTGCTCGCGCAGGCTCTGACACCCCAGCAAGACCAGCAACGACAGGCCACAGATCAGCAAGCGCGCGACCTTCATGACTTCATACCCCCCTCGATTGCACCGAGCAGCCGATCCTTGAGCGCGCACAGCGCCCATGCGCTGGTGCTGCAGGCACCTGTGGCCAATGCTGAACGCAACGCCGGAATGTCAGCGTCGCGCAGGTAGCGCTCGGCGTCGCCCATACGCTCTTCGCCGCCAAAGCCGCCACCGCGCATTTCTGCCAACGCCTGCTCCTTGCTCCAGTTCTGGTAGATCACCCGGTACAGGGCAGCGATCAGCCCGGTACGGTTCTGCCCATGTTTGCAGTGAATAAGTACGGTGCCGCGCCCCTGCGCCTGGCGGATGCTGCGCAGCACCTCGATAACGTCGGTGTCATCGATACGATCAGTGCGTAACGGCAGGTGTACCTGATGAACGCGCGGATCACCCAACCATTGCTCGTCACCGCGCTGATAGAAGTTGATCACCGTGGCAATGCCAAGCGCCTGCAATTGCGGCCAGTCCCGCGCCGCAGGCAATGCGCTGCGATACAGATCCGGTGTCATGCGATACAGGTTGATGCGGGTATCCAGTGGCTGCGCCCAGTTGGCTGGGCGCACGCCATGCAGGGGCGCCGCCGATGTCGTCGCGCCCCACGCCATGCTCAAGGGCAGCGCCAACAGCGCACTGAAGAAAACCACGGCGGCCAACGCCAGGCGCAAGCCTTGCTGGAATCTGTTCATCGGCAGGTTTCTCCCCAGACCACCTGATTTCCTGCGCTTTGTGCGACAGGCGCTCGGTAAAGCAGCCAGCGATAGCTCAGTACACAGATCACCCAGTCGATCAGCAGCGTCCACAAGTTGTGCGAGAGAAAGTGCGCGCCCTGCAACATCCGCCCCAGGGAAAACAGCGAACCCAGCCCCAGCGCCACCACCAGCGCGATTCGCGCGGCACGCGGGCGGCGGTCGCGCAAGACGAAGAACAGTGCCAGCAGCGAGAATCCTGCCGAGGCATGCCCGCCTGGCCAGCATCGGCCCGGGTTGGCGGTGGGTGCGCGCTCGCTCAGCAGCGGGGTGAACTGCTCCTGCCCGCCAAACTCGCTCAGGCTCCAGGGGCAATGCATGCCGGTCAGGGTCTTCAGCGGCGTGACCACCGAAGTCGACAGGCCCAGCGCCAGTACCAGATAACCGAGCTGTCGACGCCAGGCACGCAGCCGTGTCGGCATCAGGCTGAGCAGAAAGCCAGCGATGGCCAGCACACCGAGCACGATAACCGCCTGCTTGGCACGGTCATGCAGGATGTCTTCGAGCCAGAAACTGCTACGGCCGATGAAGCCCAGCCCAGGTTCGTAGAACAGACGGGCCAGGGCAAAGTCCACGGGGCTGGGATCGACTACCAGCAACAACGCCATCAGCAGCAGCGGTATACCCAGCGCCAGGCGAAAATCGAAATAACGAGACGACATCTTCACTCCTTAGCGCTGGCTGAGCTGCTGGCCCGGCTGGCTCTCGGGTTGCCAGGCGATGAGCCGCTTGCCGAAGGCATGGCTCGCGCCCTGGTAGTAGACGATGTCGCGCCGCAACAGCGGATCGGCATCATTCACCCGCCACTCATGGCTCAGGCCCAGAGCATCGTCGTGGCGACGCATGCCCTGGCGCGGGCTGAGAATCGCCAGGTTCTGCCCATCGAACAGGCCCAGGTGCTGGTAGTTGCCGAGCAGTGCCCGCCCAGGAG
It encodes:
- a CDS encoding phosphatase PAP2 family protein, with translation MSSRYFDFRLALGIPLLLMALLLVVDPSPVDFALARLFYEPGLGFIGRSSFWLEDILHDRAKQAVIVLGVLAIAGFLLSLMPTRLRAWRRQLGYLVLALGLSTSVVTPLKTLTGMHCPWSLSEFGGQEQFTPLLSERAPTANPGRCWPGGHASAGFSLLALFFVLRDRRPRAARIALVVALGLGSLFSLGRMLQGAHFLSHNLWTLLIDWVICVLSYRWLLYRAPVAQSAGNQVVWGETCR